From one Marinobacter sp. LV10MA510-1 genomic stretch:
- the leuC gene encoding 3-isopropylmalate dehydratase large subunit — MAGKTLYDKLWDDHLVKQRDDGSALIYIDRHLLHEVTSPQAFEGLRLANRKPWRIDANLATPDHNVPTTDRAMGIDGIVDPISRIQVETLDSNCDEFGILEFKIKDQRQGIVHVIGPEQGATLPGMTIVCGDSHTSTHGAFGCLAHGIGTSEVEHVLATQCLVQQKIKNMLVKVNGQLGKGVTAKDVVLAIIGKIGTAGGSGHAIEFGGEAIQSLSMEGRMTVCNMAIEAGARVGMVAVDGTTIDYIKGRPFSPKGEAWNAAVAHWSTLHSDPNAEFDKVVELEGADIQPQVSWGTSPEMVANVAGQVPDPAKETDLIKREGLERALKYMGLQPNQLITDIKLDRVFIGSCTNSRIEDLREAALVVKGRKVAASLKQAMVVPGSGLVKLQAEAEGLDKIFLEAGLEWRDPGCSMCLAMNADKLGQGEHCASTSNRNFEGRQGFGGRTHLVSPAMAAAAAIAGHFVDVREMLN, encoded by the coding sequence ATGGCGGGTAAAACCTTATACGACAAATTGTGGGACGATCATCTGGTAAAACAGCGTGATGACGGTTCTGCCCTTATTTACATTGACCGCCACCTGCTGCACGAAGTGACGTCGCCGCAGGCGTTTGAAGGTCTGCGCCTGGCCAACCGAAAGCCCTGGCGGATTGATGCCAACCTGGCAACGCCCGACCATAACGTGCCTACCACTGACCGCGCCATGGGAATCGACGGCATTGTGGACCCGATATCGCGCATTCAGGTAGAAACCCTGGACAGCAACTGCGACGAGTTCGGCATTCTTGAATTCAAGATTAAAGACCAGCGCCAGGGAATAGTGCACGTGATCGGGCCCGAGCAGGGTGCAACCTTGCCCGGTATGACCATTGTCTGCGGTGATTCCCATACCTCGACTCACGGTGCGTTCGGATGCCTGGCCCACGGTATTGGCACCTCGGAAGTGGAACACGTGCTGGCTACCCAGTGCCTGGTGCAGCAGAAAATAAAAAATATGCTGGTGAAAGTGAATGGCCAGTTGGGTAAAGGCGTAACCGCCAAAGACGTAGTGCTGGCGATTATTGGCAAAATCGGTACCGCTGGCGGTTCCGGGCATGCTATCGAGTTTGGCGGCGAAGCCATACAAAGCCTGAGCATGGAAGGCCGGATGACGGTGTGCAATATGGCGATTGAAGCCGGCGCCCGCGTTGGCATGGTGGCGGTAGACGGCACCACTATTGATTACATCAAGGGTCGGCCGTTTTCACCCAAGGGTGAAGCCTGGAATGCAGCCGTTGCTCATTGGAGCACCTTGCACAGTGACCCGAACGCCGAATTCGACAAAGTAGTAGAGCTTGAAGGTGCGGATATTCAGCCTCAGGTGAGCTGGGGCACATCCCCGGAAATGGTGGCGAACGTGGCCGGCCAGGTGCCAGACCCGGCGAAAGAAACCGACTTGATAAAACGGGAAGGGCTTGAACGTGCGCTGAAATACATGGGCTTGCAGCCCAATCAGTTGATCACCGACATCAAGTTGGATCGGGTATTTATCGGTTCTTGCACCAACAGCCGTATTGAAGATCTGCGCGAAGCGGCGCTGGTGGTTAAGGGTCGCAAAGTGGCGGCGAGTTTGAAGCAGGCCATGGTAGTGCCAGGTTCAGGCCTGGTGAAGTTGCAGGCCGAAGCCGAAGGGCTGGACAAGATTTTTCTGGAAGCGGGCCTGGAATGGCGCGACCCCGGTTGCTCTATGTGCCTGGCCATGAACGCCGATAAGTTGGGCCAGGGCGAGCATTGTGCGTCTACTTCTAACCGCAACTTTGAGGGGCGTCAGGGCTTTGGTGGGCGTACCCATCTGGTTAGCCCGGCTATGGCAGCGGCGGCAGCGATTGCCGGCCATTTTGTTGACGTTCGTGAAATGCTGAACTGA
- the aroC gene encoding chorismate synthase, with protein MSGNTFGKLFTVTTFGESHGAALGCVIDGCPPGLELSEEDMQYDLDRRKPGTSRYTTQRREADEVRILSGVFEGRTTGTSIGLLIENTDQRSKDYSKIATQFRPAHADYTYHHKFGERDYRGGGRSSARETAMRVAAGAVARKFLLQRLGITVRGYLSQLGPIKAETLDWEQVHQNPFFCPDASKVPEMKAYMEALVKEGNSIGARINVVAEGVPPGLGEPVFDRLDAELAHALMSINAVKGVEIGAGFGCIDQKGTEHRDEMTPEGFLSNQAGGVLGGISSGQPILASIALKPTSSLRLPGRSIDVDGNPVEIITTGRHDPCVGIRATPIAEAMMAIVLMDHYLRHRGQNADVRVTTPVLPQL; from the coding sequence ATGTCTGGAAACACATTTGGCAAGCTGTTCACGGTGACCACGTTTGGTGAAAGCCACGGGGCCGCTCTGGGGTGTGTGATTGATGGCTGTCCGCCGGGGCTCGAGCTGTCTGAAGAAGACATGCAGTACGATCTTGATCGCCGCAAACCGGGCACGTCGCGCTACACCACCCAGCGCCGCGAAGCCGATGAAGTGCGCATTCTTTCCGGCGTATTCGAAGGCCGCACCACTGGCACATCCATTGGTCTGCTGATTGAAAATACCGACCAGCGCTCTAAAGATTATTCAAAAATCGCCACCCAGTTTCGCCCGGCTCACGCCGATTACACCTATCACCACAAATTCGGTGAGCGGGATTATCGCGGTGGCGGGCGTTCCTCGGCCCGCGAGACCGCTATGCGGGTGGCCGCTGGCGCCGTTGCGCGCAAATTCCTGCTGCAGCGCCTAGGCATTACCGTGCGTGGCTACCTGAGCCAATTAGGCCCGATAAAAGCCGAAACCCTGGATTGGGAGCAGGTACACCAGAATCCGTTTTTCTGCCCGGATGCCAGCAAAGTGCCGGAAATGAAAGCCTACATGGAAGCGTTGGTTAAAGAAGGCAACTCGATTGGCGCTCGTATTAACGTGGTGGCCGAAGGCGTACCACCGGGGCTGGGCGAGCCGGTGTTTGACCGACTAGACGCAGAACTTGCCCATGCTTTAATGAGCATTAACGCCGTGAAAGGCGTTGAAATTGGTGCCGGTTTTGGCTGTATTGATCAAAAAGGCACCGAGCACCGGGATGAAATGACGCCGGAAGGTTTTTTGTCAAATCAAGCCGGCGGCGTTCTGGGGGGTATTTCCTCCGGCCAGCCCATTCTGGCCAGTATCGCACTCAAACCTACCTCCAGCCTGCGCTTGCCGGGTCGGAGTATTGATGTCGACGGCAACCCGGTGGAGATTATTACCACCGGCCGCCACGACCCCTGCGTGGGCATTCGCGCCACGCCCATCGCCGAGGCAATGATGGCCATTGTGCTGATGGACCACTATCTGCGCCATCGCGGCCAGAACGCCGACGTGCGGGTAACCACGCCGGTGCTGCCTCAGCTTTGA
- the leuB gene encoding 3-isopropylmalate dehydrogenase: MSRTILLLPGDGIGPEIMGEAEKVLRRVNESFKLDLSFQHGLVGGAALDDSDTPLPDETLELASKADAILLGAVGGPKWDALPMAKRPEKGLLGLRSNLELFANFRPAILYPQLASASSLKPEVVSGLDIMIIRELTGGIYFGQPRGVRQLESGERQGYNTYAYTETEIRRIGRVAFETAQQRGKKLCSVDKANVLEVTVLWREIMNELKLEYPDVELSHMYVDNAAMQLVRAPKQFDVIVTGNMFGDILSDEAAMLTGSIGMLPSASMNSAKQGMYEPCHGSAPDIAGKGIANPLATILSVAMMLRYSLDESAAAAAIETAVGKVLDQGLRTADIMSEGCTRSSTREMGEAVLSQL, translated from the coding sequence ATGTCACGAACCATATTACTGCTGCCGGGCGACGGCATTGGCCCTGAAATCATGGGCGAAGCCGAAAAAGTACTGCGCCGGGTGAATGAGTCTTTCAAACTTGATTTGAGCTTTCAGCACGGCTTGGTTGGCGGTGCTGCGCTGGATGATTCTGACACTCCGCTGCCGGATGAAACCCTGGAGTTGGCCTCCAAGGCCGATGCGATTCTGCTGGGCGCCGTTGGCGGCCCGAAGTGGGACGCCCTGCCGATGGCCAAGCGCCCGGAAAAAGGTTTGCTGGGACTGCGCTCCAACCTTGAGCTGTTTGCCAATTTTCGCCCGGCTATTCTTTATCCGCAGCTGGCGTCTGCTTCTTCGCTGAAGCCTGAAGTAGTGTCGGGCCTTGATATCATGATTATCCGTGAGCTGACCGGCGGTATCTACTTCGGTCAGCCCCGGGGTGTGCGGCAACTGGAAAGCGGTGAGCGCCAGGGCTATAACACCTACGCCTACACCGAGACGGAAATTCGTCGTATTGGCCGGGTGGCGTTTGAAACGGCCCAGCAGCGCGGCAAAAAACTATGCTCGGTCGACAAGGCCAACGTGCTGGAAGTGACGGTGCTGTGGCGTGAGATCATGAACGAGTTGAAGCTTGAGTATCCGGACGTAGAGCTGTCGCACATGTACGTGGATAACGCCGCGATGCAGCTGGTGCGCGCACCCAAACAGTTTGACGTGATTGTAACCGGCAATATGTTTGGTGATATTCTTTCTGACGAAGCCGCTATGCTGACAGGCTCCATCGGCATGCTGCCATCGGCTTCTATGAACTCGGCGAAGCAGGGCATGTACGAGCCTTGCCATGGTTCGGCGCCGGATATTGCCGGCAAAGGCATTGCGAATCCGCTGGCGACCATTCTTAGCGTTGCGATGATGCTACGCTATAGTCTGGATGAGAGCGCCGCCGCAGCAGCCATTGAAACCGCGGTTGGCAAGGTACTGGACCAGGGGTTGCGCACAGCGGATATAATGTCGGAAGGCTGCACCCGGTCTTCTACCCGTGAAATGGGTGAAGCGGTGCTGTCGCAGCTTTAA
- a CDS encoding LysR family transcriptional regulator — translation MDSNTLRAFLAIVDQGSFSEAAEQLHITQPAISKRLAALEVQLGAELVDRSQRQLKLTDAGTRLLPHARRILDEIHNARIALSPSTREVAGKLQIIASHHIGLHHLPNWLRRFKRDYPQVSLDLQFMESDAAYAQMRKRGAELAFVTLSDGIDPNFKVYAQWPDPMAFVVGPEHPLAALEQPTLADLSGHAALLPDTSTGTYRLVSRLFMEANLPLSSQMPTNYLETLKMMTSVGLGWSVLPVRMLDSSLRVLPVAHSVARLMGAIGLSGRDLSGAAQALLAIVEQQEPKAKRGRI, via the coding sequence ATGGATTCCAATACTCTGCGCGCCTTTTTGGCCATTGTTGACCAGGGCTCGTTCTCTGAAGCCGCCGAGCAGCTGCACATTACCCAACCTGCCATCAGCAAGCGGTTGGCCGCTCTGGAAGTCCAGCTCGGCGCCGAACTGGTTGATCGCAGCCAGCGCCAGCTCAAACTGACCGACGCCGGCACACGGCTGCTGCCCCACGCCAGGCGGATTCTGGATGAAATCCACAACGCCCGCATTGCGCTGTCACCAAGCACCCGCGAAGTGGCCGGTAAGCTACAGATTATTGCCAGCCACCACATTGGCCTGCACCACCTGCCAAACTGGTTGCGGCGCTTCAAGCGCGACTATCCGCAGGTCAGCCTTGATCTTCAGTTTATGGAATCAGACGCCGCCTACGCCCAGATGCGCAAACGCGGCGCCGAACTGGCGTTTGTTACCCTGAGCGACGGCATAGACCCGAACTTTAAGGTGTACGCCCAGTGGCCAGATCCAATGGCGTTTGTGGTCGGGCCGGAGCATCCGCTGGCAGCGCTGGAGCAGCCTACTCTGGCGGACTTGTCTGGCCACGCTGCGCTATTGCCAGACACCAGCACGGGAACTTACCGGTTGGTCAGCCGGCTGTTTATGGAGGCCAACCTGCCGTTGAGCTCGCAAATGCCCACAAATTACCTGGAGACCCTGAAAATGATGACCAGTGTGGGTCTTGGCTGGAGCGTATTGCCGGTGCGCATGTTAGACAGCAGCCTGCGGGTGCTGCCGGTGGCGCATTCGGTGGCGCGGTTGATGGGGGCTATTGGCCTGTCAGGCAGAGACCTGAGCGGTGCCGCCCAGGCTCTGCTGGCGATTGTGGAGCAACAGGAACCCAAGGCAAAGCGGGGACGGATTTGA
- a CDS encoding patatin-like phospholipase family protein, translating into MTSKDDDKAVAAAGKSLAAGPAKTAASSSSGVVESGGLDSAGAPETGKDKKPASRQKRATVALALGSGGARGYAHIGAIEVLNERGYEIIAISGCSMGALVGGMYAAGKLQQYKDWVTGLGQFDVLRLLDVTFSAVGAIRGDKIFSIVSDILGDTRIEDLPIAFTSVATDLLGHKEIWFQEGPLDQAIRASVAIPGVVTPLVLNGRVLVDGSTLNPLPIIPTISAHADLIVAVNLAGEDDRRQRLSDAAFTSLDDDDDSEEWMSAMREKASRWFDWDTLKGLAGGKVDGEPAEDKISREVQKQNAKKQRKQEEEEAVQSPKTPEPGSTGKQQGEVETIDWDKLGIGKFEVMNLAIETMQSVLVQYKIAGYPPDLLVNIPKNVCRSYDFHKAPELIQLGRERMAAALDRYEQDHSSSGPLAV; encoded by the coding sequence ATGACATCTAAAGACGATGACAAGGCTGTTGCAGCTGCTGGCAAAAGCCTGGCGGCAGGTCCCGCGAAAACTGCTGCGAGCAGCAGTTCCGGGGTGGTCGAAAGCGGCGGCCTGGATTCTGCCGGTGCGCCGGAAACCGGCAAAGACAAAAAGCCGGCGTCTCGGCAAAAGCGCGCTACCGTAGCGCTCGCCTTGGGCAGCGGCGGTGCCCGCGGCTATGCCCATATTGGCGCTATTGAAGTGCTTAACGAGCGCGGCTATGAAATTATTGCCATATCCGGTTGCTCTATGGGGGCGCTGGTGGGCGGCATGTACGCCGCGGGAAAACTGCAGCAGTACAAAGACTGGGTAACGGGGTTAGGGCAGTTTGATGTGCTAAGGCTGCTGGACGTTACCTTTAGTGCGGTGGGCGCTATTCGTGGTGACAAAATTTTTTCTATTGTAAGCGACATTCTAGGCGATACGCGCATAGAAGACCTGCCCATTGCGTTTACCTCGGTCGCCACAGACCTGCTGGGCCATAAAGAAATCTGGTTTCAGGAAGGCCCGCTGGACCAGGCCATACGCGCATCGGTGGCTATTCCCGGTGTGGTTACGCCGCTGGTGCTGAACGGCCGGGTGCTGGTCGATGGCTCCACCCTGAACCCGCTGCCGATCATTCCGACCATTTCGGCCCACGCCGACTTGATTGTTGCGGTGAACCTGGCGGGTGAAGACGACCGCCGCCAGCGCCTGTCGGATGCGGCTTTTACCAGCCTCGACGATGATGACGACAGTGAAGAGTGGATGAGCGCCATGCGCGAAAAAGCGTCGCGCTGGTTTGACTGGGACACATTGAAAGGGTTGGCCGGCGGCAAAGTCGACGGCGAACCTGCGGAAGATAAAATCAGCCGCGAAGTGCAAAAGCAGAATGCCAAAAAACAGCGTAAGCAGGAAGAAGAAGAAGCGGTACAAAGCCCGAAAACACCAGAACCGGGCAGCACTGGCAAACAGCAGGGCGAAGTTGAGACCATTGATTGGGACAAGCTGGGTATCGGCAAGTTCGAGGTAATGAACCTGGCCATTGAAACCATGCAGAGCGTGCTGGTGCAGTACAAAATTGCCGGCTACCCGCCTGACCTGTTGGTGAATATTCCGAAAAACGTGTGCCGCAGCTACGATTTCCACAAAGCGCCAGAGCTGATTCAGCTGGGTCGTGAGCGCATGGCAGCGGCTTTGGACCGCTATGAGCAAGACCACAGCAGCTCAGGCCCGCTCGCGGTTTAA
- the asd gene encoding aspartate-semialdehyde dehydrogenase, whose product MKRVGLVGWRGMVGSVLMQRMREENDFADIEPVFFSTSQTGQPAPDVGRDGILPLQDAFDIDTLKTLDVILTCQGGDYTSAVYQKLRDAGWNGYWIDAASTLRMVDHSVIVLDPVNRNVIDAALDKGVKDYIGGNCTVSLMMLALGGLLEQDLIEWVSPMTYQAASGSGAQNMRELLNQMGELNGSVKAELESPSSAILEIDRKVTDTMRSDAFPTEHFGVPLAGSLIPFIDKQLENGMSKEEWKAGVETNKILGRSDNPIPIDGLCVRIGAMRSHSQALTIKLRKDLPVAEIEKILAAGNDWVKVIPNEREASMNELTPAKVTGTLSIPVGRIRKLTMGPEYISAFTVGDQLLWGAAEPLRRMLRILQSR is encoded by the coding sequence ATGAAGCGAGTTGGGCTTGTAGGTTGGCGTGGCATGGTGGGTTCTGTCCTCATGCAGCGCATGCGTGAAGAAAACGATTTCGCGGATATCGAACCGGTATTCTTTTCCACGTCGCAAACCGGGCAACCGGCGCCGGATGTGGGCCGCGATGGCATTCTGCCGCTGCAGGACGCCTTCGATATTGACACTCTGAAAACCCTGGACGTGATTTTGACCTGCCAGGGCGGCGACTACACCTCGGCGGTGTATCAGAAGCTGCGTGACGCCGGCTGGAACGGCTACTGGATAGACGCTGCGTCTACCCTGCGCATGGTTGACCATTCTGTGATTGTGCTAGACCCGGTTAACCGTAACGTGATTGATGCAGCGCTCGACAAAGGCGTGAAAGATTACATTGGCGGCAACTGCACCGTGAGCCTGATGATGTTGGCCTTGGGTGGTTTGCTGGAGCAGGACTTGATTGAATGGGTATCGCCCATGACCTATCAGGCCGCTTCCGGGTCCGGCGCGCAGAACATGCGAGAGCTGCTGAACCAGATGGGCGAGCTGAACGGCAGTGTTAAAGCCGAGCTGGAAAGCCCGTCTTCTGCGATTCTTGAGATTGATCGCAAGGTGACCGACACCATGCGCAGCGACGCCTTCCCGACCGAGCACTTTGGTGTGCCCCTGGCGGGCAGCCTAATTCCGTTTATCGACAAGCAGCTCGAAAACGGTATGAGCAAGGAAGAGTGGAAAGCCGGTGTTGAAACCAACAAGATTCTGGGCCGTAGCGACAATCCTATTCCTATCGACGGTTTGTGCGTTCGAATCGGTGCCATGCGTTCACACAGTCAGGCACTGACCATAAAGCTGCGCAAAGATCTTCCTGTTGCTGAAATCGAGAAGATTCTGGCCGCCGGCAACGATTGGGTGAAAGTTATTCCCAACGAGCGTGAAGCCAGCATGAACGAGCTGACACCGGCGAAAGTCACCGGCACTCTGAGTATTCCCGTGGGCCGTATTCGCAAATTGACCATGGGGCCGGAGTATATTTCTGCGTTCACCGTGGGTGACCAACTGTTGTGGGGTGCGGCAGAACCGTTGAGGCGCATGCTGCGAATTCTTCAAAGTCGTTGA
- the prmB gene encoding 50S ribosomal protein L3 N(5)-glutamine methyltransferase — protein sequence MTSPVDDLATVRDFLRYACSRFAKSPLYFGHGTDNVWDEAVQLVMRSLHLPLENNNLFLDARLVREERELILERIERRVEEQVPLAYLLGEAWFMGLPFNVDSRVLVPRSPLAELLENGLQPWLGDVYVERILDLCTGSGCIGIAAATVFEDAKVDLADISTDALAVADSNITLHQLGERVRTVQSDVFSNLNERYDVILSNPPYVNAHDLASMPAEFGHEPVLGLAAGEDGLEIAHRILAGAADRLTDNGLLIVEVGNSWPELDAAYPQLPLTWLEFENGGDGVLAIVAKDLRKYLSNS from the coding sequence GTGACCAGCCCCGTTGATGATTTGGCCACCGTACGCGATTTTTTGCGTTACGCCTGTTCCCGTTTTGCCAAGTCGCCGCTGTACTTTGGCCATGGCACCGACAACGTTTGGGACGAAGCGGTCCAGCTGGTTATGCGCAGCCTGCATTTACCGCTGGAAAACAATAACCTGTTTCTGGATGCGCGCCTGGTGCGCGAAGAGCGCGAGCTGATTCTGGAGCGCATAGAGCGCCGGGTAGAAGAGCAGGTTCCATTGGCCTATCTGTTGGGCGAAGCCTGGTTTATGGGGCTGCCATTTAACGTGGATTCACGGGTGCTGGTGCCACGTTCGCCGCTGGCCGAGCTGCTGGAGAACGGTTTGCAGCCCTGGTTGGGCGATGTGTATGTGGAGCGCATTCTGGATTTGTGTACCGGCAGTGGTTGTATTGGCATTGCCGCCGCTACGGTGTTTGAAGACGCCAAGGTGGACCTGGCGGATATTTCTACTGACGCGCTGGCGGTGGCCGATTCCAATATTACATTGCATCAGCTGGGTGAGCGGGTGCGCACCGTGCAATCGGATGTGTTCAGCAATCTGAATGAACGTTACGATGTGATTCTGAGCAACCCGCCCTATGTGAACGCGCACGACCTGGCCAGCATGCCAGCGGAGTTCGGCCATGAGCCAGTATTGGGCCTGGCGGCCGGTGAAGACGGCCTGGAGATTGCCCATCGCATATTGGCCGGAGCGGCTGATCGGCTGACCGACAACGGTCTGTTAATTGTGGAAGTCGGTAACAGCTGGCCAGAGCTGGATGCGGCCTATCCTCAGCTGCCGCTGACCTGGCTGGAGTTTGAAAACGGCGGCGACGGGGTGCTCGCTATTGTCGCTAAAGACTTGCGTAAATACCTGTCGAACAGCTGA
- a CDS encoding MFS transporter produces MTHWRLSNLYFWFFALLGGMLPYWSLYLDGRGFSYLQIASLMATIQLTKIVAPSVWGHLGDRTGQRVRLVRFGTITGSLCFAGVLLEPGFTGLLLVMLAFTFFWNAVLPLYEVITLQVLGAQRDQYGKIRLWGSVGFIAAVALIGVLLEWVDIRYLPMLLIPLFAGIAVSAWMLPVEKIVRKQKSPRGSLKAILTHPAVIAFFVMNFLLQVAHGSYYTFFSIHLQLHDYGKLAIGLLWSLGVIAEIVLFMVMHRLGARFSVRHIVLAALLLTLLRWLLIAEMASVLPVLIFAQLLHAASYGALHAVSVQYIQGFFGRHHHGQGQALYSGLTFGAGGALGAWGAGFLVDGIDTSAAFLGSAVVTALALAAAWRGLQPPPRLEESRGQI; encoded by the coding sequence GTGACGCACTGGCGCCTGTCGAATTTGTATTTCTGGTTCTTCGCCCTGTTGGGCGGAATGCTGCCGTACTGGTCGCTTTACCTTGACGGTCGCGGTTTTTCCTATCTGCAAATCGCCAGTCTGATGGCGACCATCCAGCTTACCAAGATTGTGGCCCCGAGCGTGTGGGGCCATTTGGGCGACCGCACCGGGCAAAGGGTGCGGCTGGTCCGCTTCGGTACGATCACCGGTTCCCTGTGTTTTGCTGGTGTGCTTCTGGAGCCGGGCTTTACCGGCCTGCTGCTGGTGATGCTGGCGTTCACTTTTTTCTGGAACGCGGTGCTGCCCCTTTACGAAGTCATCACTCTGCAGGTTCTGGGTGCACAGCGGGACCAATACGGCAAAATCCGCTTATGGGGTTCGGTGGGCTTTATTGCGGCAGTGGCGTTGATTGGCGTGCTGCTGGAATGGGTGGATATTCGATACTTGCCGATGCTGTTGATTCCCCTGTTTGCCGGCATTGCGGTGTCGGCCTGGATGCTGCCTGTTGAAAAAATCGTTCGTAAGCAGAAGTCCCCGCGGGGCAGCCTAAAAGCCATTCTGACCCATCCTGCGGTGATTGCGTTTTTTGTGATGAACTTTTTACTGCAAGTGGCCCACGGCTCTTACTACACGTTTTTCAGTATTCACCTGCAGCTGCACGACTACGGCAAGCTGGCCATTGGCTTGCTGTGGTCACTGGGTGTGATCGCCGAAATTGTCCTGTTTATGGTGATGCATCGCCTGGGCGCGCGTTTCAGCGTGCGCCACATTGTGCTGGCGGCCTTGCTGCTAACCCTGCTGCGCTGGTTGCTGATTGCGGAAATGGCGTCGGTGCTGCCGGTGCTGATATTTGCCCAGCTGTTGCATGCGGCATCTTACGGCGCATTACATGCGGTGTCGGTGCAGTACATTCAAGGCTTTTTTGGCCGCCACCATCACGGCCAGGGGCAGGCTCTTTATAGCGGGCTAACCTTTGGTGCCGGCGGCGCGCTGGGCGCCTGGGGTGCGGGGTTTCTGGTAGACGGCATCGACACCTCCGCGGCCTTCCTGGGCAGCGCGGTTGTTACCGCCCTGGCGCTTGCCGCCGCCTGGCGCGGCTTGCAACCGCCGCCGAGGCTGGAGGAAAGTAGGGGACAGATTTGA
- the leuD gene encoding 3-isopropylmalate dehydratase small subunit — translation MRAFTQHQGLVAPMDRSNVDTDLIIPKQFLKSIKRTGFGPNLFDPLRYLDEGQPGQDNSQRPLNTDFVLNQKRYSGASVLLARTNFGCGSSREHAPWALEDFGFRVIIAPSFADIFYNNCFKNGLLPIVLDEKIVDQLFIEAEASEGYELTVDLAAKTVITPSGESFSFDVDGFRRHCLLHGLDDIGVTLEDADVIQHYEDARRKTAPWLFGAGQ, via the coding sequence ATGCGCGCATTTACCCAACATCAGGGCCTGGTAGCCCCCATGGACCGTTCCAATGTGGACACGGACCTGATCATTCCCAAGCAATTTTTGAAGTCCATCAAACGCACCGGCTTCGGCCCCAATCTGTTTGATCCATTGCGTTATCTGGACGAGGGCCAGCCTGGTCAGGACAATTCCCAACGCCCGTTAAACACGGATTTTGTGCTGAACCAGAAACGCTACAGCGGCGCCAGTGTGCTGCTGGCCCGTACCAATTTTGGCTGCGGTTCCAGCCGCGAACACGCGCCTTGGGCGCTGGAAGATTTCGGCTTTCGGGTGATTATTGCCCCCAGTTTTGCTGATATTTTTTATAATAACTGCTTTAAGAATGGGCTGTTGCCTATTGTTCTTGATGAAAAAATAGTTGATCAGCTGTTTATTGAAGCTGAGGCCAGCGAAGGCTATGAACTGACGGTGGATCTTGCAGCGAAAACCGTTATCACGCCGTCTGGGGAATCTTTCAGCTTCGACGTAGACGGCTTTCGTCGCCACTGCCTGCTGCATGGCCTGGACGATATTGGTGTGACTTTGGAAGACGCCGATGTGATCCAGCATTACGAAGATGCGCGTCGCAAAACCGCGCCCTGGCTGTTTGGTGCCGGCCAGTAA
- a CDS encoding DUF4892 domain-containing protein, with the protein MLAVASQQALAAFPETAPEKFPASELEETRPLESGGHLVLFSPVREINSEIRSDVMARLPVSGNSLLYRINADASRVGALNHYRQELLNSGANILFECTGVRCGRSNVWANQIFDKSMLLGRDTAQDYLVVGTVSEDGQRWLTLVYTVTRGNQSEYVWVEHFEVGSGAVVPGLGSLQSRIRGPLIVAWQDGFIVRFDWKSKDRRMLRDWADADGSTVILITYSELEGSEPLEDAMARARTAGESMSDLLVQTGIVKERQQLVVVGPSIVQSDPLRKGNRVEILVISR; encoded by the coding sequence ATGCTCGCTGTAGCGAGCCAGCAGGCACTGGCGGCATTTCCGGAGACAGCTCCAGAGAAGTTTCCCGCGTCAGAGCTGGAAGAAACCCGGCCGTTGGAGTCGGGTGGGCATCTTGTTCTGTTCAGCCCGGTGCGGGAGATTAACAGCGAAATTCGCTCCGATGTGATGGCTCGGCTGCCGGTATCCGGCAACAGCCTGCTGTATCGCATTAACGCAGACGCCAGCCGGGTGGGTGCGTTGAATCACTATCGCCAGGAGCTGCTGAATTCCGGCGCTAACATCTTGTTCGAATGTACAGGCGTGCGCTGCGGCCGCAGCAACGTGTGGGCCAATCAGATTTTTGACAAATCCATGCTGCTTGGCCGGGATACCGCACAGGATTACCTGGTGGTGGGCACCGTCAGCGAAGACGGCCAGCGCTGGCTGACTCTGGTATACACGGTTACCCGCGGTAACCAGAGCGAATACGTCTGGGTAGAGCACTTCGAGGTTGGCTCGGGCGCCGTGGTGCCAGGCCTGGGATCCCTGCAAAGTCGCATTCGCGGGCCTTTAATCGTAGCTTGGCAAGACGGCTTTATTGTGCGCTTTGACTGGAAATCAAAGGACCGCCGCATGTTACGGGACTGGGCCGATGCCGACGGCAGTACCGTGATACTGATCACCTACTCGGAACTGGAAGGCAGCGAGCCGCTGGAAGACGCCATGGCTCGCGCGCGCACGGCCGGTGAATCCATGTCTGATTTGCTGGTGCAAACTGGCATTGTGAAGGAACGCCAGCAGTTAGTGGTGGTGGGCCCGAGCATCGTTCAGTCAGATCCGCTGCGCAAGGGTAACCGTGTGGAAATTTTAGTTATTTCAAGGTGA